From Juglans regia cultivar Chandler chromosome 6, Walnut 2.0, whole genome shotgun sequence, the proteins below share one genomic window:
- the LOC109008776 gene encoding chromatin accessibility complex 16kD protein-like, translating to MHRIKTIIRSENSDLRVTQEALFVVNKATEKFLEQFTKDAYSCCVGDRKKSLAYKHLSSVICKTRRYDFLSDFVPEKIKAENALAERKVNETEVG from the exons ATGCATCGTATCAAGACGATTATCCGAAGTGAGAACTCCGATTTGCGCGTTACGCAGGAGGCCCTTTTTGTGGTCAACAAAGCTACG GAGAAGTTCCTTGAACAATTTACGAAAGATGCGTATTCATGTTGTGTTGGGGACCGTAAAAAATCGCTCGCTTACAAGCACCTAT CATCGGTCATTTGTAAAACGAGGAGATATGACTTTCTTTCAG ATTTTGTCCCTGAGAAGATAAAAGCTGAAAATGCCTTGGCAGAGAGAAAAGTAAATGAGACAGAAGTGGGCTAG